A region of Deinococcus rubellus DNA encodes the following proteins:
- a CDS encoding quinate 5-dehydrogenase — protein sequence MPDQAKSTTANSSTKKARKDQTAAELLAHWQAAPAGSKHVVSVSLGSSQRDAREETELLGQKFVLERLGTDGDMKKLREMLLLLDGRVDAFGLGGTDIYIVAGEKRYTFREIAPLVAGLKTPVVDGSGLKHTLEREAIEQLEPLIHWKGCRTLLVSSVDRFGMAEALSDAGADVLYGDIVFGLNMNVPLRTMNSIRKVARVILPVLTFLPFKWFYPTGEKQEQSVKGVGTRYYDWAEVIAGDTHYVKRYAPDQLTGKTILTQTITEADREWARAHGLKRLITTTPRIGSRNFATNVMEAMFVAYQGADAALSEAQYRDLIVRMDFRPQVTEF from the coding sequence TTGCCCGACCAAGCCAAATCCACGACTGCCAACTCCAGCACAAAGAAAGCCAGAAAAGACCAGACTGCCGCCGAACTGCTCGCACACTGGCAAGCGGCCCCAGCAGGCTCCAAGCACGTCGTCAGCGTCTCACTCGGGTCGAGCCAGCGCGACGCCCGGGAAGAAACCGAACTGCTCGGCCAGAAGTTCGTGCTGGAGCGCCTGGGTACCGACGGCGACATGAAAAAGCTGCGCGAGATGCTGCTTCTGCTCGACGGCAGGGTGGACGCCTTCGGGCTGGGCGGCACCGACATCTATATTGTGGCAGGCGAGAAGCGCTACACCTTCCGCGAGATCGCGCCGCTGGTGGCGGGCCTCAAGACCCCGGTGGTGGACGGCTCCGGCCTCAAGCACACCCTTGAGCGCGAGGCCATCGAGCAGCTTGAGCCGCTGATTCACTGGAAAGGCTGCCGCACCCTGCTGGTGTCGAGCGTGGACCGCTTCGGGATGGCCGAGGCCTTATCGGACGCTGGAGCGGACGTCCTCTACGGCGACATCGTGTTCGGCCTGAATATGAACGTGCCGCTGCGGACCATGAACAGCATCCGCAAGGTGGCGCGGGTCATCTTGCCTGTCCTGACCTTTTTGCCGTTCAAGTGGTTTTACCCGACGGGCGAGAAGCAGGAACAGAGCGTCAAGGGCGTGGGCACCCGCTACTACGACTGGGCCGAGGTCATCGCCGGGGACACCCACTACGTCAAGCGTTACGCCCCCGATCAGCTCACCGGCAAGACCATCCTGACCCAGACCATCACCGAGGCGGACCGCGAGTGGGCGCGGGCACACGGCCTCAAGCGCCTGATCACGACCACGCCGCGCATCGGCAGCCGGAATTTTGCCACCAACGTGATGGAAGCCATGTTCGTCGCCTATCAGGGCGCGGACGCGGCCCTCAGCGAAGCGCAGTACCGCGACCTGATCGTGCGAATGGACTTCAGGCCGCAGGTGACGGAGTTCTGA